The Acanthochromis polyacanthus isolate Apoly-LR-REF ecotype Palm Island chromosome 2, KAUST_Apoly_ChrSc, whole genome shotgun sequence genome contains a region encoding:
- the dbx1a gene encoding homeobox protein DBX1-A, with translation MMIPSVIAPPALYPGLYRPAAALPLHQTLPSAFPTHSSFLVEDLLRISRPAAAFINRTVPSASASLPTATTTVSFSGAPAERALAPTAVTRESCSPKTSVPSSKDPSFLKFGVSAILAPSPKIASSPPTVHSLHSKTFPVPCFDGTFHPIFRTPYLPASSSVVPIPGTFSWPLAARGKPRRGMLRRAVFSDVQRKALEKMFQKQKYISKPDRKKLASKLGLKDSQVKIWFQNRRMKWRNSKERELLSSGGCREQTLPTKANPHPDLSDVGKKSSAEEEEEEEDEFRRERMRAAGSSISSPSLSSKHSDFSESDDEEITVS, from the exons ATGATGATCCCAAGTGTCATCGCGCCTCCAGCCCTGTACCCGGGGCTGTACCGGCCCGCCGCCGCGCTGCCGCTGCACCAGACGCTGCCGTCCGCCTTCCCGACGCACTCCAGCTTCCTAGTAGAGGACCTGCTGCGGATAAGCCGCCCGGCTGCCGCCTTCATAAACCGGACTGTCCCGTCAGCCAGCGCATCCCTGCCCACCGCCACCACCACCGTGTCCTTCAGCGGTGCGCCTGCGGAACGCGCATTGGCCCCGACCGCGGTGACGCGCGAATCGTGCTCTCCCAAAACGTCGGTGCCGAGCAGCAAGGACCCGAGTTTTCTCAAGTTTGGAGTGAGCGCCATCCTTGCACCCTCACCAAAGATCG CGTCCTCACCCCCCACAGTCCACAGTCTGCACTCCAAGACCTTCCCAGTCCCCTGCTTTGACGGAACCTTTCACCCCATATTCAGGACGCCTTATTTACCAG CATCTTCATCCGTTGTTCCCATCCCCGGGACCTTTTCGTGGCCCCTGGCAGCCAGAGGGAAACCCCGGAGAGGGATGCTGAGGAGGGCGGTGTTCTCTGATGTACAGCGCAAAGCTTTGGAGAAAATGTTCCAGAAACAGAAATACATCAGCAAACCGGACAGGAAGAAGCTGGCATCTAAACTGGGCCTAAAAGACTCGCAG GTGAAAATCTGGTTTCAGAACCGGCGGATGAAGTGGAGGAACTCAAAGGAAAGAGAGCTGTTGTCATCTGGTGGATGCCGCGAGCAGACGCTGCCCACTAAAGCCAATCCGCACCCGGACCTCAGCGACGTGGGCAAGAAGTCCTCAgccgaggaagaggaggaggaggaagatgagttCAGGAGAGAGAGGATGAGGGCGGCAGGGTCCAGtatctcctctccctctctctccagtAAGCACTCGGACTTCTCAGAGTCAGATGACGAAGAAATAACAGtatcttaa